The Diceros bicornis minor isolate mBicDic1 chromosome 18, mDicBic1.mat.cur, whole genome shotgun sequence sequence GCGAGCCGGCGGGAGGGCCTAGCTGCCGGCCCGGGCGGTGGCGAGGGCGGGCCGGGGGCGTCATAGCCGGGGAGGGCCGGCAGCGAGGGAGTGGGCGGGGGACGGGTCATCCTCTGCCCTCCGGGGAGGGAGCCCTGAGGGGATGGGGATGCAGGGGCGGCGGGAGCTCAATCGGAGTAGATGATGAAGCCCGAGAACGTGCTGTATTTGTTGCTGTTGCCGCCATGCGCTTTGCCTCCGTCCAGCTTGATGAAGACCTCGTCGCCCGCGTCCAGGTGCAGGATCACGCTGTTGCTGGCGTAGTCGTAGTTCTGGTCTGCGTCCTGGGCAATGGCGCTGGCCCGCACCTGCGGGGTTGGGGGGGGGGTAGGGGAGTAGGGGTGTGTGtgagagggtggggaggaggatggggggTGACCTAAAAGCCCCATCAGGGCTCCCAGCCTGCTTCTCTCCCGTcgtctccccccccacccccatcataATTGTGTGTTTTGGGAGGCGGTTATAGGGGAGCCCTGGATTTCCAGGGCCCATGTAATCTGGGTCTGGATTGAGAGTCAAGGTGGAGTCGACCTTCTTAACTCCTCTAGGTCTTACTGTCTCATCTGCTGAGAACCCCAACAACATCTCCAGGATGTCCCAGCCTGGAACTTCCTCCTTGCAGAGAGGAATTCTCTGTACCCCCAAGGGATGGAGGGCCATTCCTTCTCTCatcatttcttcctctctgctttAATTGTAATAATGATGCCTTACATTTCAGCCACATCCACCTGTTCTTATGTCAGGTGGACACAAGGGCGCACCTTGGCCCCACAGGTCAGGGCCCTGGCCCAATGCCAGGCTGCCAGTAAATAACCTTAACCTTAGTATCAGGACCCTGTCTTTGGACTCCCTGTCTGAAGGTCATTCTAGACTCTTTCACACCGGAGCAGTGAGATGGAAGGCCTGGTAATTATTTCCCCTCCCAAGGCTCAGATTGAGCCTCCAAGGAGCAGAAGCTATACCTGTAACTATTACCCCACACAAAGAGGACTTCTGGCTCCTCCTGTCTCACCCCAGAGTGGGAAGAAGGGAATCCAGGCATACATCCCTCTGTGATCCTCAGTCTGGTCTATATCCTTGCTGGTCCTAGTTTTATTTGGAGTGGAGGGGACGGACAGGCAGGATGATGGGGCAAGGGAGTGCCAGCATTTGGGTGTGAAGCCTGCTATCGCTTTTAGGGGCTCCAACTATAATCATAAGATATTgagggtgtgtggtggtggacACATTCCCTCTGGGCATTCCTCTCCAACAGCTGAGGTAACACGAGGCCTGAGCCATAGGACCTGGGGCCTCTCCAGGGCATCCTGGGTGGAGAATGAGAAGAGAGGAGCCCTCTCCAAGGTTCTGCTTATGCTGGGGGGAGGCTGCATTGAGTGGGGTTCTCTCAGCCAGGCTCCTCAACAGCTCCCCTCCATCCTGCCCCTTCCCTGAAGGCAGCTCCCCCAAGGGCTGAGTCTGGGCTGGACCAAGCCAAATTAGAGGAGGGGCCCATCCTCCCTCCTGGGCTGGAGGCACAACTGTAGGTCAGCTGGGCCAAAGCTGCTGACTCAGGGTAATGCCGCAACAGGGGGACCCAACATGTTTGCATGCAGTCTGCCATTTAAAGATCCCTCCCGCCCCTTCTTTTCCCTCAACTTTTTCTTCCCCAACCTGGGAAGGAGCTGTTTGGGACACTTAGCTGGGAAAACTCTTGGTCCAGCTGAAGGTGGGTGGAAATCAAATGGGGAGAGACACAGTCAGTCAAGGAGCTCTGTTTCTCTGTTTAGAAAATGGATGAGAAGATCCTGCTTCACCACAGCCACCTTTGTAAAAACCTTTTGAtggtgaagaaaaaaattttaaatcttgatGGGGCTTTGAGCTACTAGGAAAGAGCTGAAAGCAAGCAGCCAACTTCTGTATTGTTCCCTGGGCCCTAATCCTGGTAGTATTTATTATTACACATGCATTTCATTATCTTGCTAATAAATTACTACtaataacaattatttttattacccAGATTAATTTAGCCTTAACTCATTAAAACAGTGTGCTTCTTAATAGCCAAATCCATTAGAATACAGTCATCTGTCATCAGGAATCTCCTGGTGATGTGACAGGCATCAGAACTGTTACgcttatgtttattatttattcatcacCATGATTGTTGCTGTGATTATCCTAATTATCCATGGAGGCAGGGAGAATTTATGCTCTTCCATCCTTAGAGGGTGGGGGATCCAGGAACGGAACCCAGGGGTCCTGATTCTCAGCTCCAGACTGGGACCAGTGGAGGCATCCAGCTCCTCCTGGGGGCCAAGGGGAAGTTTGGGGAATTGAGGTTGCCATGGAAGCAGGAAAGACAGCCTAAGACTTGTCACGAGGGGGCGCTGTAGAATTACCTCCTCAAGGGCTTCtaggaagggaaactgaggcagtggTTAGGGGCCTAGGCTAGGGGCCTGGAAGGGGggcctggaagtgagggagaaccCAGGAAACATGCCCCTGCCCCTAGATCAATGCAGGGGTCTCAGATGTGCAGGAGTTTGGCTCCCACAGGCAGCCAGCCTGGCCCACAGGGGACACGTGTGCTTTCACACATTTACTGGGTCcctactgtgccaggcactgtgctctgtgctgtgaaAGGCATTAGAGGCCAGAGAGAATTGCTGGGGGCCCCTCTCCCACCATCAGGTGCGAGGCCGACATCCAGTCAGTTCCTTATACCACAGTTCTCAATTTATATACCCCACCACCTCTCCGCTCACTCAGACTCTGGTGTCCAAACCCCTGCCCATTTGTAATACTCACCTTCCCATAGGCCCTGCCCATCCCCACACAGCCCCCTCCCCCTCAGCCCAGTTTATCAATTTCGTGTCCTCCCTGACCCATCTGAACTGTGGATTTTAGAGGCAGCTTCAGGGAGCTCACACCACCCAGGGCACCACCCCCAACCTAGAGCCCCTTCCTCAGGCTCCTCAGGTCCCCATGTCCTAATGACCAGGGCTTGGTGCCATCAGGCTGCGCAGTGGTGACTCAAAGCTACCCCTAAGGAGGGGTGCTGGGACAAGGACAGAGAGGGGTCCCAGCACCGGGCTGGGAAGGGCCAAGGAAGGGCCAGGGCCCAGAAGCAGCCCTGCCTTTCTGAGGAAATTCTGGAAGCCTCTCTGCAGGCAGGAAGCCAAGAAGGAAAAGCACAGAGCCCAGGGTAGCCTGGTCTCTGTGGTCTTGAAGGCATGGGAGGAGCAAGCTCCTCTCTTCTGTTCCCATCCGTTGGTCAGCTCTGTCATTTTTTCTCTGCCCCCTTGAATGTCCTCTTCCACCTCTGAGACAGCCTCTCCCTACACTtgacctttttattttctccctagcCATGTCTCCTCACATTGGGGATCCAGGTTCGCCATCCTCTCCCCTGGCCAGGTTGGTCTCAGCCAGGCCCCACTGAATCATTCCCTGCAGCCAACCCATTTGGGAACAGGAGGTACCAGGTGGGCTCCCAGTTCTCCTCTAACACAGTAATCCCTGGGGTGTGTTATTGTGTGGTTACTACTGTCTCCCCTGCACAGACCATGAGGTCCTGGAGGGCAAGGAGATTGAATCTCTGGAACCAAACTCCAAACCTGGCTCCTAGCAGGGGCTCAAAACTCATATATGGAATGGCTAGTCGGATTAAATGAGTCTcttggacaatctggaaggagAAGTCACAAAGGATGTGGGGGAGGAGGGTATAGGCCCCATTATTTGTGGGGGAGTGATAGTCTGAGGAATTGTTAAAATGCTGGGTCTTTGAAACCCCTAGTTAAAGCCACCTCCTTTCTTCTACGAGCCTGTGGTCCCACCTCCTTGTCAGGCTCTGCCAATGCCCTGCCCCTGCTGGAGGGGAAAGAAGGGGCTTTGAGTCAGTTTCACCCCGCAGTGACTGAAGCAAATGCCCCTTCCCCAAGCACACATCATCTTTGGGGCCTCCTCTTGCCTCATCTCTGGGGCCCTGCTACAACCTCCTGAGATGGTGCAGGGTCCGGGGCCACTGGTGGCCTGGTGACTACCTCCCTATCCAGACAAGCTGGGCCCCCAACCCTCTGAAACCTCAGCTTGGTGCCAGCCCAAACTTTCTTTGGAGAAGGAAGAAATTCCATTGATGAAGGTGACATTGCTGTACCCCTTACTGGTGATTAATAAGGAGAATCGTGGGGCTGTCTGCAGAATGAGCCCCCAAGATACAGGGGCCTCTCTTTTAGTGAGGAACCAAGGACAAAGAGGAGAGACATGGGAAGCCTGATAGATGCAAGTGGGAGAGAGACACCAAAGGAATAAAGATGGGCCTTAAACCCCAAGGAGAGAGGCCAGAAACCCAGGGAAAGACAGAAAGGACTGGCAGACCCAGGAGAGAGGCAGgaacaagagacagagagagaagagagacaatgagaggagaaagaggcaggGGAGACGCAGAAACcagagagagaagcaggcaggggagagagaagagggagatgaCTTACAAGCACCTGGTATGCTTTTTGCTGACTCCCATGCCTGTGccgtcccccacccccaaagccagGGTGTACCTCAGGGTAGTGCTGCAGTGGGAGGGGTTCCAACAGGCTCTTTCCTGGGTCTCAGCCACAGGAGATTCCTTCCCAACTCCCACCAGCCTGGCTTTAGTCCTGACCTGCACAGGTCCCCTTCTTCCACAAGAATGCTCCGCCTGACCACCCCCAGCGGCCCCAGGCCACAGTGGTCTGGGAGCACTGGGAAGGAAGGGGGTATCAAATGGGAAGGGAGCTGGGACAGGGTTAGGTCGAGGTTAGTCCTGGGGCAGCAGTTCCAAGGAGAACACCGTGCACTGCGGTCTCGGTACTAAAGACACCGCGTGCTTGGCGCCTGCCAGCTCCGGTCTCCGGGATGGGGATAGGGAACGAAGAGGATCCCCATGGGTGACTCTAACACCCCAGGAGTCAGGAGTTGCAGCTGGGAGGCCAAGAGGAGGGGGAGTTTCCACCTCTTTGCCCTGCCTCAGGGGGAAAAACTTTTCCCCCTGAGGCTGTCTTCTTGCACAGGTAGCTCTGACACTCTGGGAAGGGGCTGCGCAGTCCTGGGTTTTGCAAAAGGTGTCAGATCGGCCCAGTGGTCGCTGCCCAAGGGCGGGGGATGTACTGCAGCGAAGGCTTTGCGCGTCCGGCTCCCCTTGCCTTTGTGTCCAAAACATCTACAGCTTCGCCTTCGGTTGCGCGCAAAGCCGTGCGCCTGGGCGCCCCGGGCGCCGAGGCTGCCTTTCCCCAGAGCCCAGCTTTGCCTGCCCCTTATCGCCTGCTGGTATCAACCAGAATCCCAGCTCTCAGGTGCCGCTTCCCAGGGGCCAAGCCCCCAAGGGCCAGTTCGCGCGTCCGGAAGCCCTGCTCTCTGATTAATTGTATTTATCTCCCGCATTCCCACGCCGCGGGGGCCCAGCAGCGTTTGCCTGGGAGCGGGCGCCCAGGAACCGAGGAGTTCGGGGTGCCAGCCGGCCCCGACCATCCCCGCATGTGATGCCTAAGGGGGCTGCTGTAGAATCTCCACCTGCGCCCGCTGACTCCGACCCGGTACCCATGTGCCCCGGGCTCCCTGGTGCCCTGCCCCGAGGCCAGACCCATGCCCCCGCCGGGCCCACCTGGCCGTTCTTGCAGAGGTCCGCCCACATACTGGTGCCGTCGCCGCCGCGCATGAGGACGTGGTAGGTGAAAAAGTAGGTGCCGGGAATGTTGCACGTAAACTTGCCGCTAGTCGCGTCGTAGTTGTTGCCTAGGTTGGTGACCACGTCGTCGAACTTGAGCACTTCGTAACCCTCGTGAGGGTTCTTGAGGCCGGCGTAGAAGGCCACGCGCGGCACGGTGGTGTAGGTGGCCGTACTGATGGCGCCGCTGCCCCCCGCGCCTGGCAGCCCGGGAGGGCCGGTCTTGCCCGGCTCACCCTTCTCCCCGGGTGGCCCCACAGGGCCCGGAGGACCCGGGTCCCCGGGAGGCCCGGGGGGGCCCGGCTTGCCTGTGCGACCCGGCTTCCCCTGGGGGCCCTGCACCAGCGTGGAGGGCGGGGGCGCGCCGCTCTGCTCGCTCAGAGCATCGCCGCCGTCGGGCCGCGCGCCGGCGCCGGGGCCCCGCGCGGGGTAGGGGTCGCACACCATGCGGCAGGTGCCCAGCATCTCATAGTGGCCGTCCGGGCCGCCCGAGCTCACCAGCACGGGGATGAGCACCACCAGCACCAGCAGCATCACCACGCCCGCGGCGGCAGCCAGCAGCGTTTTCCGGCCGGCGCGGAGCCTAGGGAGCGCCGGGCCGCCCGGCCGCGCCGTCGGGGCAATGGTGCCGGCGGGCAGGGGGCGCGGGCGGGGCGCCCGCGCTCAAGGGTGGTCCAGCGGGGCTGCGGGCATGGGGCCGGGCCCGGGGCGCCGCGCTGCGCTGGATGCGCTGCGGAGCCCAGCCGCCAGCTCCTGCCTCGCGCCTCCCTCCCGCTGCGCGGCCGGACTGAGCGCGGCGCCCGCCGCCTCCTGCCTGGCTCCTCCCGCCTGCTGGCGCTCGGGCCACCGCCCactccgccccgccccgccccgccccgcccaccCCCTTCGCGGGCCTCGGCGTCCGCGAGGGGTGGGGCTGAGGGCGGGGCCGGAGCCTAATTGGGCTGCGGGCGGTAGAGCTCCGCCCACCCAGGGGGGCGGGGCCGCGGAGACAGAGCCAGAGCCAGGAGGGGAATGGGGAGACTGACGGAGGAGAGACCGAAACTCGGAAACGGGGAGGGGGCTAGAGTCTGAGAGACAGGAGAGGCTTCCATGGGGAAGGGGACAGTAGGGACCAAAGAGCGAATAGAAGAAAGGTCCACAGGGTGAGCTAGAGAGCGCCGAGGGGCATTGGGAGAGGAGAGGGTCGGTTCCGAGGAAAACcgagagggacagagggaggtgCGAGGGGCCACGGCCCGCAGCGGGGCGGGAAAGGCGAGGATGGGGGCGCCCCGGTCTGCAGGGGATAATGAGAGCGATTGAAGGGAGGACCGATCGGGGAGCAAGAAGGGACAAGAAGAAGGTTATGAGGGGGGAAGTGAGGGGAAAGCAAAAGGAGCATGGGGAGGGGGCCATTCCGCACTCATTCCTCGAAGACCACCCGTCTGGGAGATCCGGAGATCGTGAGCCTGCAGCGTGCCCAGCGGGATCCCGGGTACTGACAGCAGCCGTCCCCTGTTTTCTGGCTCTTGGCTGTTCCCTGGACCCACCTTCCTCCAAGAGGGGTAGGATTTTCTACCCATAACTCCTGACCTCTGCCCCTTCCTCACCGAGCTCCAGGCCAGGCCGCTTTTTCCCGGGGCAGGGGAGCTCCTCCATCTTCCTCTGATCACTCCCCTTATCCCTGCTTTTAGACAAGGGAGAAATGGGGGCCCTAAGAAAGTGGACACCCTCACGTTATTTCTCCATTTTGATCAGTACAAACAGCCAGTCCCTGGGTGGTGGCCCCCCTTTCCAGCCTCCAAGAGGAGGGGTTGATCTCACCCAgcccctcagctcctcctccctcccagcctcctcAGCAGCCCCCCAACTCTTCTTCCCATCAGGTTGTGTGAGGCAGTCCTCTTCCTCAAGTGCAGTAAAGTGTTTAGGTTGCATAAACTGAAATGTGTCTGCTTCCATCAAAATATTTGTCACATTATTTGAGGCCCAGCTCGTGCTGCTCCACTGCTCCTCCTTCACCCTCTTTTGTCCAGCCCACCAGGGAGGGCTATGCATCTCCGAGGCCTCCGGCCGCTGCGAAAGGATGACCCTccagcttctttcttttctccagagaGGCCCCTTCCCAGCTCACACTCTCCCCTCACTGACCTGACACCAGAGGTCCTTATGGTTCTCTGGCTTTCTCTACCCAAGGTTGAGATTGCTTTACTCTACCCAGAgctgggagggggaaatggaCAGGAGGATATCAAGTCCGGGGCTATGAGAGAGGACCGTCCAAGCACTGATAGCTGAGCCCaggttagagtgatgtgcaccgCAAAggagagagttaaaaaaaaacctcaataagTAGCGTTTATTCagggcttactgtgtgccagctcCTGTGTTAAATGCTTTGTGTATGAGATCACACTTGATCTACATACTAATCTATAGAGGTAAAGCccatcattattctcattttacagatggagaactgAGACTCCGGCAAGTTAagagatttgcccaaagtcacacaactgaTAAGTGGTAGAGTCGGGATTCAGACTGGCAGCCTGGCTCCAAGCTCGTCCAACCTCAACGCGATGGGGTCTCTAGCTACTGTTTCCTGCCCCAAGGGAGGAAGGTGTTAAGTGCAGGGGGCGACGGGCTAGAGTTCCCCAGGCTCAGGAAGAGTAGCCCTCAGCTGTCGGCTCTCAGTCCGGCCTCCTGTCCCTCACGGCGGTCTCCCTAGTATGACTCGCCTAATAGCGACAGGGCTGGCGACCCGAGGGACAAGTGCGCGGTCATCAGCGTGTGATTTGTACAGCCCCCACTCCCCTAGTTCGCAGGCAGACGGGTCTCTCCTCGTCCGCCACCCGCAGTCCTCCCAGAACCCGCCCGGGCAGCTGCGACCCGCGGCCCGAGGCAGAGGACGGGCGGGAGCGTCCACCCCCGCGCTCGCCCGGGCGTCCGAGAGGCGCACTCGGCGCGGCAGAGtcgcccgccccccgccccgaacGCGCGCCCGCTCCCCTGGCGCGGTGTGGCGTCGCTGTCAGCCCAGCCGGATTCTCCCCGCTCCGCTGGAGTGGAAAATAACGGCTTCAAACTTTGCAGAGAGGAGCTGGTGCCAGCACTTTAATTAACAGCCATCTTGGCCTGTGAGCCCGGCCGCCGGCTCCGCGCCTCCCCGGGGCTCGCCGGGCCCCGCCCAGCCCCGCCCAAGTTCCGAGGGAGCCGAACCGCCGCCACTGCGCTCCGCGCCCCTTTTCAGGGCCTGGCTGATTGGGAGAAGGGAGCTGCCTTGGGGGGCGTCTCCCTAGTTTAATACCTGAAGACCCCCCAGTCCTGCCACCCCACCCATCCCAAATTCTCTAAAGCCTGGCGGTTGAAGATTCTGGAATTAGAGACCTGCGTGCTAATCCCAGCGGATGATCTTTGGCTAGTCGCCTAACCTGCAGCACCTCGAGTGTCCTTCCCTGGAAAAAAGAgttgtcgtgaggattaaatgagatataacGAATGTAAAGCGCCAGGCTCAGCATCTGACCCTTATAATGCACCCAGTAAGTGTGGCTAATACAATTATTCCACCTCAAGGCTAAGAAGGCTCTTTCACCACCCCAGGCCTTGAGTCTCCTCATCCTGCCTTCTTGCCTGTGCTGGGCTTGGCACTAGGAGAGGAGGACAATAGTATGCTTCCAGGTTCAGAGATAGGACTAGAGGAGTGAGGAAGGAACACGGGAAGGACCCTCTTCCTCCATCACCTGCCAACATAAGGGACCCAGGTtttccaaaagggaaaaaagtgaGCCTCTGGAGAGGGAAGGCAGCGCTAACTGTAGCTGGGATGCCGCCACTGCTGGGGGCTGAAGGTCCGGCTTTGCTTTCCCTCCTCTGAGTGGAGCTCCCTCGCTCCAAAGCCCCCATCATtcgaggggtggggagtgggtgcTGGGCATTGCAGCGTTGGGGGGAGGGTGCAAGAAAGTGGATAAGGCTCTTCATTTATGCGCTGGCTAACTTTAGAAAACTGGGTGGCTGTTCCGTGGTATTTTGGGGTTCTTTGAATGAATGTGAGTGGGTGTGAATGTGTAAGAGACTGTGTTTGTGTTCGTGTGTGTCTGGGTTTGTGAGTGATGAAAGAGGGTGCAGTGCCCTGACTCATCAGCTGGCAAATctacattcatttgttcattcagcaaacatttactgaaaacACCTAGCTCGGCATTGCCAGGTGGTGGTGGCGATGTGTCCAAAAATACAAGGAGACCTAAGTGGTACCCCTGAGGAGCTCACTCTTTGGCGGGGGACACGAGCAGGAAGAAATGATAGAGGCTATGATAACTGTTGTAGCTAACATTTTTGGAGCACTTACTAAGTGTCACGtcttgttctaagcactttacgtggattatctcatttaaatttaaCAACCTATGAGCATGGATTTAGAACTATTAGACAGCTTATGTCATTTAGTATCAATAACCTCAAAAGGAGGGtactattattttcccattttatagctgaggaaactaaggctttgGCAGAAGTTTGTACTAGGTGTTAGGAAGCACAGCTGAAAAACTCTCTGCTCAAAGGACTCCAGGAAGGCTTTACAGGGGAGATGtcgttttttccttttatctatccatccattcatccatcctccatccattcTGTAAACTCATGTTAAATGACTGTCACCACATCTCTTATCACAGGACACAGTGGTGAGCATGAAGAGGCTTCTGACCTCAGGTAGTTTACAGTGTATGGCAGCAACCTGGACAATTAAACCAGCAACTGCTATCTAGCTTGACAATTCCCAGGCTATCTAGCCTGGGAATATGTGGGGTGCTACAGGAGCACGCAGCAGTGTCGCCTACATTCGTCTGGAGGCAGGAAATCATggagagcttcctggaggaggtgatatttaagTTAAGCCCTAATGAAAGGGTGGTAAGGTGAAGAGGATGCCtaacaggagggagggaagattattccaggcagagggaacagcatgcgcTAAGGACAAGCTTGCAGGGCCATGTGGGCTGTGACAAGGGGTGTATAATTTATCCTAAGGGCAATTAGAAACTACTGAAGTGTGTTGGGTGAGCACTCTaatcatatttttcaaattagaaggatcactctggctcctgtggggaggagggaataAAGTAGACTAAGAGTGTCATAGGGAGATTAGGCAGGAGGCAGTTACGATGGTCCAGGTGAGAGCTGAAAGTGGCCTGATCGGGACCGGGTGGGGGGGGGGTATGGTGGGAGCAGGAGACTTCAAGGTTCctgaaatgtttataaaatgaattaaggATGGATGAATGTTATTGCTGTTACCTGGGAAttgatatgtgccaggcactttacatactctatttcatttaatcctcactggaAGTCTAAGGAATAAGCATTATCATCTCCATGTTGGAGATGAGgctgctgaggctcagagaggttaagtaacttgcccgggatcacacagctggtaagaggGAGAGTCGAGATTAGACATCAGGTCTGTTTGACCCCTGGTGGGGGCTCTTCACTACTTATCCAGAGGGTACAGACCTGGTGGGGAAAGCAAAGAAAggcattttagggagaaagaacaGCTTGAGTCAAGGCCCAAGAGTATAAAAGGCATATTTTGGTTTTTGGTTGAAGGCACTGGTCTACAGTACTGGCTTGAGCAGGCTCAGGAGCTGGGCGCCAAGAGGCAGAGACCAGCTCTCAAGGCCGAGTTAGGCCACCGACTTGCCATGTGTGTTTGGGGAAGCCTCATCACATTTTAGGGCTTCGTTTCTTTCTCTGGGCTGGAAAATTGTCCAGGGCAGCTCTGAAAGGCTCTGGTTCTCATGTTACAGACAACACCTCTTTGGgatccattaaaatattttaaatcccttCATGACATTTTACCTCAGCCACTTCCAGATCCTCCGTTGGAAAAGCCTCCATAACCTCAGCCTCCTTTTGGGGAAGGGGCTTTTGGTCAGAAAGTGTGGGAGAATGGAAGTTGTGTGTGATTTGGggtggggagccaggacacacCTCAGTGGGCTGAACCAGGCTGTAACTCAGAACTCCTGAGTCTGGCCAGGTCTTGGAGGTCGGTGAGGAATCGTCTTCAGGAGCCCCTGAAGGAGCATGGGATTAAGGGGGCAGAGCCCAAGCATCCAGGTCGTTGGCAGGGTTTCTCATGCTCCCTCACCAGAGAACTCTGGGC is a genomic window containing:
- the C1QL1 gene encoding C1q-related factor, whose product is MLLVLVVLIPVLVSSGGPDGHYEMLGTCRMVCDPYPARGPGAGARPDGGDALSEQSGAPPPSTLVQGPQGKPGRTGKPGPPGPPGDPGPPGPVGPPGEKGEPGKTGPPGLPGAGGSGAISTATYTTVPRVAFYAGLKNPHEGYEVLKFDDVVTNLGNNYDATSGKFTCNIPGTYFFTYHVLMRGGDGTSMWADLCKNGQVRASAIAQDADQNYDYASNSVILHLDAGDEVFIKLDGGKAHGGNSNKYSTFSGFIIYSD